Below is a genomic region from Methanomicrobia archaeon.
GCGAACCAGCTCACGATGCCAGAACGCTTCAGTGCTGAAGACGCCGATCAAGAGCTTCACACGGTCTAATTCCAGAGCAGGGTCACGCAACGCCTGCAATCTGCGCACCGCCTCAATATTGCACCCGGTGCCCACCATTGCGATCCGCTCGTAGCCGCGATCGATCGCGTTCCAGACGCCCTGAACGGACGGGCAGGCAGTATATTTCGGGCCGCGGCCGAGGAGCACGGCTTCAGGCGTGGTCGCGACAAAGGGTGTTGCTTTCCAGTCATCAGTTCTCGTCGCCACCACTGCGGCGTCAATAAAACCGTTTCGTAACGCCTCGTAGAGCAGAGCAGTAATGACACCGCCATCCTTGCCCATTCCCCGAATACTCGCTTCGGTTGCTCGTGCGCGAATGATATCGGTGTAATAGCCGAGGATTCGCCGCTCAGGCGAGGATGCGCCGGGACTGAAATCACAGACGCCGTATTCCAGCCGCGGGCATTCCTCCTCACACAACCGGCAGGCGGCGAACGAGCGAGGACAGAAACTGAAACAGAACCCTTTCGATGTCGTGCCCCCACAGCCCTTCTCATAGACTGCCTCATCATCTCGATACTTCTCGAACTCCGGTACAAACGCGGCACAGGCGCCGCAATAGCAGCAGATCGGGAAGTCTCTCTGATCAGTTTGAACCTCACCAGCTCCTCGTTTCGTATTTGCCATTTTCTCCTTAATTACATTTTTGAACGGAGCATTATTATCAGTATTTGAGAATTTTTAAGCGTAATTAGGGCTTCTTCAGAAAAAGTATGAATACCATTATCTAGGTGGACGGAACATAGTTAGTAACGAGATGACCGCACCAGAGCGAATCACGGTGGCGATGGATGACGAGACCTTCATGATGTTCAAGAAGCTACAGGAGGTGCTGGGGATCTCACAGAGCGAGCTCGTTCGCCAGGCAGTGAAGTTTTATAGCAAGTATCGCGTGCTCATCGAGTCCATGGAGGACAAGAAGATGTACACCCATGCCGAGATGCTGAAGGTCGGCGAGCACGTGATCGTGGATATTGATCACTGGCTCCTTTTTCTCAGGTTCATGGAGACGCACCCGGATAAGGAGCAGTTCTGGGAGTTGAACAAGCCGATCTATGAGGCACATGCCGAGTTCTTCAAGCACAAATCGTATGGTGTCGAGGACGTACTCAAACGACTCGAGGCCTGCAATTACTATACCCTGAACCAGGTATCCAGGAACGATTATACCCTGATCCTCAGCTCGGACGTGCTCAAGAAGTTTGTCAAGACGCTCCTGGAGGAGACGTTCCGTGGCATGGGCTTCACCGTGGAGCTAAAGGAGGACTTCGCCAAACTGCGGGTGAAGGTCCTGTCAGAGGCGCCAAAGGAGAAAGGACGGAGCTAAAAGAAGTTCTGGTTCCGTCTTGTCTCTGCGGGCTCTTCTTTTCTTTATACCCCCGCCCCAACCGTGTTCATGACATTGTCCGCATCCGTCCCTGTAGGCCGGTTACACGAGGTCAAGGAAATAGTGATGGAGCCTTCGGTCTTCAGTGAGTTCGGGATGGAACGCGAGTGCCAGTACTTTCCCCTGCTGCGCGGCAACGATCTGTCCCTCGACGGTTGCCAGGACCGTAACGTCTTCGCCCGTGCGGGTGATTGCGGGAGCCCGGATGAAGACGGCGGGAAACGGCTCCTCGAGGATACTCATCGAGAGTAATATCTCAAACGATTCCCGCTGCCGTCCAAAT
It encodes:
- a CDS encoding CopG family transcriptional regulator; its protein translation is MTAPERITVAMDDETFMMFKKLQEVLGISQSELVRQAVKFYSKYRVLIESMEDKKMYTHAEMLKVGEHVIVDIDHWLLFLRFMETHPDKEQFWELNKPIYEAHAEFFKHKSYGVEDVLKRLEACNYYTLNQVSRNDYTLILSSDVLKKFVKTLLEETFRGMGFTVELKEDFAKLRVKVLSEAPKEKGRS